A window of Rhizobium acidisoli contains these coding sequences:
- the rocF gene encoding arginase produces MNAQSQSVTLIGAPLEEGSGRRGAAMGPAALRIAGIDQTLIELGHDVADLGDLRIVPAMDLPNHPKAHNLRIVGAFTRALESSVHDVAASGRFPLILGGDHSLSMGSVSGMARYAAGKGRPLFVLWLDAHADFNSPATSPSGNIHGMPVAFFCGEAEFAEILPSDRAFVDPKNVFQVGIRSVDAREREEIHEHGVNVFDMRAIDEQGIGAIMREILDVVAKANGLLHVSLDLDFLDPEIAPGVGTTVPGGATFREAHLVMEMLSDSGLVSSLDLVELNPFLDDRGKSARVLVELTASLFGRRIFDRPTRAA; encoded by the coding sequence ATGAATGCCCAATCGCAATCTGTCACCCTTATCGGCGCGCCGCTGGAAGAAGGCTCCGGCCGCAGGGGCGCGGCCATGGGCCCGGCGGCCCTGCGCATCGCCGGCATCGATCAGACGTTGATCGAGCTCGGCCACGACGTCGCCGATCTCGGCGATCTCAGGATCGTACCGGCGATGGATCTACCGAATCATCCGAAGGCCCATAATCTGAGAATCGTCGGCGCCTTCACGCGGGCGCTCGAAAGCAGCGTCCATGACGTCGCCGCCTCCGGCCGCTTCCCGCTCATTCTCGGCGGCGACCACAGCCTTTCGATGGGCAGCGTATCCGGCATGGCGCGCTACGCCGCCGGCAAAGGCCGCCCGCTTTTCGTGCTCTGGCTCGATGCCCATGCCGATTTCAACTCTCCGGCCACTTCGCCTTCCGGCAATATTCACGGCATGCCCGTCGCCTTCTTCTGCGGCGAGGCGGAGTTCGCCGAGATCCTGCCGAGCGATCGTGCCTTCGTCGACCCGAAGAATGTCTTCCAGGTCGGCATCCGTTCGGTCGATGCGCGTGAGCGCGAGGAAATCCACGAACACGGCGTCAACGTCTTCGATATGCGCGCGATCGACGAGCAGGGCATCGGCGCCATCATGCGTGAGATCCTCGATGTAGTCGCCAAGGCGAACGGCCTGCTGCATGTCAGCCTCGACCTCGATTTCCTCGATCCCGAAATTGCCCCCGGCGTCGGCACGACGGTGCCTGGCGGCGCGACCTTCCGCGAGGCGCATCTGGTGATGGAAATGCTGTCCGACAGCGGCCTCGTCTCGTCGCTCGATCTCGTCGAACTCAATCCGTTTCTCGACGATCGCGGCAAGAGCGCCCGCGTCCTGGTGGAACTGACGGCAAGCCTCTTCGGCCGCCGTATCTTCGATCGCCCAACCCGTGCCGCATAG
- a CDS encoding Lrp/AsnC family transcriptional regulator produces MISVDDLDTELLSALRHNARISVSSLAAMTGASRATVAARIDRLVAGGTIVGFTIRTGHETRSAGVRAIVMIEVLGKLADRVADQLRGLPQVRALHSTNGKWDFVAELEDRDLASFDETLRRIRLINGINSTESNILLKTSKTGF; encoded by the coding sequence GTGATCAGCGTGGACGATCTCGATACCGAGCTTCTAAGTGCACTTCGCCACAATGCCCGGATTTCCGTCTCCTCGCTTGCGGCGATGACCGGCGCCTCGCGGGCAACGGTTGCCGCCCGGATCGACCGGCTGGTCGCCGGCGGCACCATCGTCGGCTTCACCATCCGCACCGGTCACGAGACGCGGTCCGCCGGCGTGCGCGCCATCGTCATGATCGAGGTGCTCGGCAAGCTCGCCGACAGGGTGGCCGATCAGCTGCGCGGCCTGCCGCAGGTCCGCGCCCTGCACAGCACCAACGGCAAATGGGATTTCGTCGCCGAGCTCGAGGATCGAGACCTTGCCTCTTTCGACGAGACGCTGCGCCGTATCCGGCTGATCAACGGCATCAATTCGACCGAGAGCAATATTCTGCTGAAGACCAGCAAGACGGGTTTTTAG
- the rocD gene encoding ornithine--oxo-acid transaminase: MNTSEKLIATEQRLGAHNYKPLDVVLTRGEGVHVWDTDGNRYLDCLSAYSAVNQGHCHPKILAAMVEQAGRLTLTSRAFRNDQLAYLYEELAALTGSHKILPMNSGAEAVETAIKAVRKWGYEVKGVPEGQAEIIVCADNFHGRTLSIISFSTDPDARTGFGPYTSGFRTIPFGDAEAFEAAINGNTVAALIEPIQGEAGVIIPPAGYFTRIRELCTDNNVTLILDEIQTGLGRTGKLLAEEHEGIEADVTLIGKALSGGFYPVSAVLSNSAVLGVLKPGQHGSTFGGNPLACAVARAALKVLTEEGMIENAADMGDYFLEGLRSIRSNIVRDVRGRGLMMAVELEPEAGGARQYCHALKERGLLAKDTHDHTIRLAPPLVITREQVDWAVSQIEKTIS, from the coding sequence ATGAACACTTCGGAAAAACTGATCGCCACCGAACAGCGTCTCGGCGCCCACAATTACAAGCCGCTCGACGTGGTGCTGACCCGCGGCGAAGGTGTTCATGTCTGGGATACCGACGGCAATCGTTACCTCGATTGCCTCTCGGCCTATTCCGCCGTCAACCAGGGCCATTGTCACCCGAAAATCCTCGCCGCCATGGTCGAGCAGGCGGGAAGATTGACGCTGACCTCCCGCGCCTTCCGCAACGATCAGCTCGCTTATCTCTATGAAGAGCTCGCGGCGTTGACCGGATCGCACAAGATCCTGCCGATGAACTCAGGCGCCGAAGCGGTGGAGACCGCCATCAAGGCGGTGCGCAAATGGGGATACGAGGTCAAAGGTGTACCGGAAGGCCAGGCCGAGATCATCGTCTGCGCCGATAATTTCCATGGCCGGACGCTGAGCATCATCAGTTTCTCCACCGATCCCGACGCCCGCACCGGCTTCGGCCCCTACACCTCGGGCTTCCGCACCATTCCCTTCGGCGATGCCGAAGCCTTCGAGGCCGCCATCAACGGCAATACGGTCGCCGCCCTGATCGAGCCGATCCAGGGGGAAGCCGGCGTCATCATCCCGCCGGCCGGATACTTCACCCGCATCCGCGAGCTCTGCACCGATAACAACGTCACTCTCATCCTCGACGAGATCCAGACCGGCCTCGGCCGCACCGGCAAGCTCTTGGCGGAGGAACATGAAGGCATCGAGGCCGATGTGACGCTGATCGGCAAGGCGCTGTCCGGCGGCTTCTATCCCGTCTCGGCGGTGCTTTCCAATTCCGCGGTACTGGGGGTACTGAAGCCCGGCCAGCATGGCTCCACTTTCGGCGGCAATCCGCTCGCCTGCGCAGTGGCGCGCGCCGCGCTGAAGGTGCTGACGGAAGAGGGCATGATCGAGAACGCCGCTGATATGGGCGACTATTTCCTCGAAGGCCTCAGGTCGATCCGCTCGAACATCGTCAGGGACGTGCGCGGCCGCGGCCTGATGATGGCTGTCGAACTGGAACCCGAAGCCGGCGGCGCGCGGCAATATTGTCATGCGCTGAAGGAACGCGGCCTGCTCGCCAAGGATACGCATGACCATACGATTCGCCTCGCTCCGCCGCTGGTCATCACCAGGGAGCAGGTCGATTGGGCGGTCTCGCAGATCGAAAAGACCATAAGCTGA
- a CDS encoding autotransporter assembly complex protein TamA, with product MRIRGTGPKTGTAYRRTGTMMVVAAAAAFSPVLIGDAYAFKLFGITIFGKDEDEAQQVPDPVRYNVDLKADTADPDLKEALQNSSRLLSDQKLPVSGDLGVVVKARDDRERLIAALYEKARYGGVVTITIDGKNIDELPPNPTFDRSGPVPVTVDIKPGPIFKVREVQFGGDAANHNPADYDLAPGAQAGSLAIIKAGDKIVEQLKSEGRPFAKLTERKVVADHRSDTVDIVLAAEGGPVAPIGDVGVTGEKTVKPGFIQRYSRLDKGEAYSPEALKKAGERLRALGVFSSVTIHEGDALAPDGTLPMTIEVSEGKQRYFGVGAQYSTTDGFGVQGYWGHRNLFGEAETLRIEGSVSRLGETTDVGSLDYSAGILFTKPGAFFPAATLKAGIVAKTENPDAYNATLVTASLGLSYELTDRDTVSASGEVSWERDDDAFGTNDYLTFTLPLQYDRDARDDKFNPTEGYRATFSAKPGYEIFNATPYAAFQGSISGYLPFGAEDGMVLAGKVAAGVLIGGGGIENIPATQRFFAGGGGSVRGYSFQEISPYNDNGDPTGGRSYVTGSLEARIKITDTIGIVPFIDVGTVSDSTFPGFSDIRAGAGAGIRYATPFGPLRLDFAMPLNKYEGGTDYGIYAGIGQSF from the coding sequence ATGCGGATTAGAGGGACAGGCCCGAAAACAGGTACTGCGTATCGGCGAACAGGCACCATGATGGTGGTCGCAGCAGCAGCTGCGTTCTCACCGGTCCTGATCGGCGACGCTTACGCCTTCAAGCTTTTCGGCATCACCATTTTCGGCAAGGACGAGGACGAAGCGCAGCAGGTGCCCGATCCGGTGCGCTATAACGTCGATCTCAAAGCCGACACCGCCGATCCCGACCTGAAAGAAGCGCTGCAAAACAGCTCCCGCCTCCTCAGTGACCAGAAGCTGCCGGTTTCCGGCGACCTCGGCGTCGTCGTCAAAGCGCGCGACGACCGCGAGCGGCTGATCGCAGCTCTTTATGAAAAGGCCCGTTACGGCGGCGTGGTAACGATCACCATCGACGGCAAGAATATCGACGAGCTGCCGCCCAATCCGACATTCGACCGGTCCGGGCCGGTCCCGGTCACCGTCGACATAAAGCCGGGCCCGATCTTCAAGGTCAGGGAAGTGCAGTTCGGCGGCGATGCAGCAAACCACAATCCCGCCGATTACGATCTGGCCCCGGGCGCCCAGGCCGGCTCGCTTGCCATCATCAAGGCCGGCGACAAGATCGTCGAGCAGCTAAAGAGCGAAGGCCGGCCCTTCGCCAAGCTCACCGAACGCAAGGTCGTCGCCGACCACAGGAGTGACACCGTCGATATCGTCCTTGCGGCCGAAGGCGGCCCGGTCGCCCCGATCGGCGATGTCGGCGTCACCGGCGAAAAAACCGTCAAGCCGGGGTTCATCCAGCGTTATTCCCGGCTCGACAAGGGCGAAGCCTATTCCCCGGAAGCGCTGAAAAAAGCCGGCGAGCGGCTTCGCGCCCTTGGCGTCTTCTCAAGCGTCACCATCCACGAAGGCGATGCGCTGGCGCCGGATGGTACGCTGCCGATGACGATCGAGGTTTCCGAAGGCAAGCAGCGCTATTTCGGCGTCGGCGCCCAATATTCCACCACCGACGGCTTCGGCGTCCAGGGCTATTGGGGCCATCGCAACCTGTTCGGCGAAGCCGAAACGCTGCGGATCGAGGGATCGGTGTCGCGGCTCGGCGAAACCACCGATGTCGGCAGCCTCGACTATTCCGCCGGCATCCTCTTCACCAAGCCCGGCGCCTTCTTCCCCGCCGCCACGCTGAAGGCCGGCATCGTCGCCAAGACCGAGAATCCGGATGCCTATAATGCGACGCTCGTCACCGCCTCGCTCGGCCTCTCCTACGAGCTGACCGACCGGGACACCGTCTCGGCAAGCGGCGAGGTCAGCTGGGAGCGCGATGACGACGCCTTCGGCACCAACGACTACCTGACCTTCACCCTGCCGCTTCAATATGACCGCGACGCCCGCGACGACAAGTTCAACCCGACGGAAGGCTATCGCGCAACATTTTCGGCCAAGCCCGGTTACGAGATCTTCAATGCCACGCCCTATGCGGCATTCCAGGGCTCGATCTCCGGCTATCTGCCCTTCGGCGCCGAGGATGGCATGGTGCTGGCCGGCAAGGTCGCCGCCGGCGTCCTGATCGGCGGCGGCGGCATCGAGAATATTCCGGCCACGCAGCGCTTCTTTGCCGGCGGCGGCGGCTCCGTGCGCGGATACAGCTTTCAGGAAATCTCGCCCTATAACGATAATGGCGATCCGACAGGCGGCCGCTCCTATGTCACCGGTTCGCTGGAAGCCCGCATCAAGATCACCGACACGATCGGCATTGTGCCCTTCATCGATGTCGGCACCGTATCGGACAGCACCTTTCCCGGTTTTTCGGATATCCGCGCCGGCGCCGGCGCCGGAATACGATATGCCACACCTTTCGGCCCGCTGCGGCTTGATTTTGCCATGCCGCTGAACAAGTACGAAGGTGGCACAGATTATGGAATCTACGCCGGCATCGGCCAATCCTTCTAG
- a CDS encoding translocation/assembly module TamB domain-containing protein, translated as MQMLAKIVNWFLRLTAYGVGAILILAVLALAIFGFTAFGARIVTEKIASTLSNRDMTITVREPQGLLTGGLRAAEITVSDTRGVFAEIHGIAIDWNPLALLTGTFHAKRFEIEAIDVLRKPARTLPSRHAAENAGGFSLPIKVDIDRVALPDIKLAEPFAGRAFALAAEGSLSANRDGGEAIVNVRRHAVPDAHLVADIAYAPAENRLRLKAQLAEPKGGLLAGFLGLPDNPAVNIDLDGQGPISDWRGKVQAALDGQQRAAIEARHQISADGLHHLDLKGGGDLSSLLPSAFRPLFSGQTNIDLATTFDDHGKIDIQTGNIATGSVVIAASGTLDPAGNNSLNANLLGTSGPVDFRWPLAEGEARFLISGLNLALTGDAQAARLNVSGSLDTATLPQAVIGNVKLTAKSDAFNLAARSGSVQLRLVAGDMTFAEPNLNRAVQGPVTIASPLQITPGSIGFNGTTLESANINGGLNGSYRLADQALTGNVKLSVAPAALPVAVSGRFDGPITLESQLTGTIPSKFALSNLVLTSGTLEAAGNVALDGSKVNADLSGRLPDIGKLMTGASGGAGYALRVGGELPAISVTANLKSPSLKMAERTLGNLNIDLSGLADPKAPQGKIAATGTIDGQPIAINGDISSADGRMRIPALTADIGGNRLTGNLEFSPALEPTGALTFDFPNISLLAALGGQKAEGDLKGSLGVASDNGKIALKLRASGASIRRDTLAIVKPDIDVTVSDLSALAANGTIKAEELNAGANKIAGLSLGFTRQQNQTDFDLNAAYDGNPVLAAGNIEMADGAIDLNLDRFSASPRNIPVELAAPTQVAIVGGTASLTGLTLKTGTGSVSVTGSAGETLKLDADIRDLPAALANGFVPNLSAGGTISGKIAVTGTPAAPVADFKLDWKDATTGQTKGAGLAPLGITAGGKFADNKLDFDTTIGGGDGLSLRAAGNVALADPKAPALDIDADILNLPARIANGFVPDLAAAGVITGKISATGPLSAPTANFDLDWKDAATSHTKRAGLGDLAVKASGKFADSKLDFDTAIAGADSLSLKATGNVAVTGTTIGNVKVDATLKNIPAGIANSFVADLAAKGAISGTVSAAGSLAAPTANFDLDWKDAATSHTKRAGLADLAVKASGKFADNKLDFDTAIAGADSVSLKANGNVAITGTTIDNVKLDATLKNIPAGIANSFVADLAAEGAISGTVSAAGSLAAPTANFDLDWKDAATSHTRRAGLAALGLTASGKFADNKLDFNAAASGAEGLSLKSTGNVALAGTTVENIKVDAEIAKIPASLANAFVPDLAAGGTISGTLSAAGTPAAPNADFKLAWTDAATSHTRSAHLSGLALAASGHFADNRLDFDADLGGKDGLSLKAKGNVATAGTSVRNLDVKADLANLPAALANGFVPGLAAEGTVSGTASASGALPKPAVDFKLHWKNAATAQTKSSGLSGLSAAASGKYANDRVDFDANLAGKDGVLAKATGGVTIAGTAIRDLSINADIPALPANIANAFVPGLGAEGTVSANAVTSGTPEKPIVDFKLDWKDAATSHTKAAGLSRLALAATGKYAGDRLDFDADLSGSGGIALKAAGNLSLAGTSIRAVDATVNAANVPAAIANGFVPGLAAEGAVSATAKATGALSAPSVDFKVDWKNAATSQTKGAGLSPFTIGASGKLAGNRLTVDTSLAGDAGMSLKGGGSVVITGNRALDMHFNGNLPFAVLGAPLAQQGLVADGVATLNLQVGGTAAAPVINGTVSTNGAKLVDVRRNLAVNNLAATVTFNGSQAVISRLSGNLGGGGTISASGTIGIQPAGGFPADISIKLDKAVYVDGTLVVSTVNGTLGLRGPIMNSTLSGKLRLDKTSITVPEKLPTSLREIDIRHKNAPRAVLAQLRDDGERKPTEKSSTITLDLEIDAPSHIFARGRGIDAELGGKVTIRGTAAAPIVTGGFTMRRGRLTILNRRLDFTDKSRITFAGDLTPALDMEATSASGSTTLTVDVAGLATDPAITFSSSPQLPQDEVLAQLIFGQSMSKLSPVQIAQLADAVSQLAGNRSTSLFEGLRNQLGVDDLDISTDSKGQTSVSVGRYLNDRTYFELQQGGAAGAKAIINLDVGRGVKLRGAAGGNGAGEAGVVYEREY; from the coding sequence ATGCAAATGCTGGCAAAAATCGTCAACTGGTTCCTGCGGCTCACCGCTTATGGTGTGGGCGCCATCTTGATTCTTGCCGTCCTGGCACTGGCGATCTTCGGCTTCACCGCCTTTGGCGCCCGCATCGTTACCGAAAAGATCGCCTCGACGCTGTCCAACCGCGATATGACGATTACCGTGCGTGAACCGCAAGGTCTTTTGACCGGCGGGCTTCGCGCCGCCGAGATCACCGTTTCCGACACCAGGGGCGTCTTTGCGGAAATTCACGGCATCGCCATCGACTGGAACCCGCTGGCGCTGCTGACCGGAACCTTCCATGCCAAACGCTTCGAGATCGAAGCGATCGACGTGCTGCGCAAGCCGGCGCGCACCCTGCCCTCGCGGCATGCAGCGGAAAATGCCGGCGGTTTCAGTCTTCCGATCAAGGTCGATATCGACCGCGTCGCGCTGCCCGACATCAAACTGGCCGAACCCTTTGCCGGGCGCGCCTTCGCGCTCGCCGCCGAAGGCAGCCTGTCGGCAAACCGCGATGGCGGCGAGGCAATCGTCAATGTCCGCCGTCATGCCGTCCCGGATGCCCACCTTGTCGCCGATATCGCCTATGCGCCGGCGGAAAACCGGCTGCGGCTGAAAGCGCAGCTTGCCGAACCGAAGGGTGGGCTGCTGGCAGGCTTTCTCGGCCTGCCCGACAATCCCGCCGTCAACATCGATCTCGACGGCCAGGGACCGATATCCGACTGGAGGGGCAAAGTGCAGGCCGCTCTCGACGGCCAGCAGCGCGCCGCGATCGAGGCCCGGCATCAGATCAGCGCGGACGGCCTGCATCACCTCGACCTCAAGGGCGGCGGTGACCTGAGCTCGCTGCTTCCATCGGCATTCCGGCCGCTTTTTTCAGGCCAGACCAATATCGATCTGGCCACAACCTTCGACGACCACGGCAAGATCGATATCCAGACCGGCAATATCGCCACCGGCAGCGTCGTCATCGCCGCCTCGGGCACGCTCGATCCGGCCGGCAACAACAGCCTGAACGCCAACCTGCTCGGCACATCGGGGCCTGTCGATTTCCGCTGGCCGCTCGCCGAAGGCGAAGCGCGCTTCCTGATTTCAGGCCTCAACCTGGCCCTGACGGGCGATGCCCAGGCGGCCCGACTGAATGTCAGCGGCTCGCTCGATACCGCAACCCTACCGCAAGCCGTTATCGGCAATGTCAAACTGACGGCAAAGAGCGACGCCTTCAATCTCGCCGCCCGATCCGGCAGCGTCCAGCTGCGTCTCGTTGCCGGCGACATGACCTTTGCGGAGCCGAACCTCAATCGCGCCGTCCAGGGCCCGGTGACGATCGCCTCTCCCCTGCAGATAACGCCCGGCAGCATCGGCTTTAACGGCACCACCCTCGAAAGCGCCAATATCAACGGCGGCCTGAACGGCTCCTACCGGCTGGCAGACCAGGCGCTGACCGGCAACGTCAAGCTCAGCGTCGCGCCGGCCGCCCTGCCGGTTGCGGTCTCGGGCAGGTTCGACGGACCGATCACACTCGAAAGCCAGCTGACCGGCACCATCCCGTCGAAATTCGCGCTGTCCAACCTCGTCCTGACCTCCGGCACGCTTGAGGCCGCCGGCAATGTCGCGCTCGACGGCTCGAAGGTGAATGCCGATCTTTCCGGCCGGCTGCCCGACATCGGCAAACTCATGACCGGCGCCAGCGGCGGGGCCGGGTATGCGTTGAGAGTGGGCGGCGAGCTGCCAGCCATCTCGGTGACGGCCAATCTCAAGTCCCCCAGCCTTAAAATGGCTGAGCGGACGCTCGGCAACCTCAATATCGACCTGTCGGGTCTTGCCGATCCCAAGGCGCCGCAGGGCAAGATCGCTGCAACCGGCACGATCGACGGCCAGCCGATCGCCATCAACGGCGACATCAGCTCCGCGGACGGCCGGATGCGTATTCCGGCGCTGACCGCCGATATCGGCGGCAACCGGCTGACCGGTAATCTGGAATTCTCGCCCGCCCTGGAGCCGACAGGCGCGCTGACCTTCGACTTCCCCAATATCAGCCTGCTCGCGGCACTCGGCGGGCAGAAGGCCGAAGGCGATCTCAAGGGATCGCTTGGCGTCGCCAGCGACAATGGCAAGATCGCGCTCAAGCTGCGTGCATCAGGCGCATCGATCCGTCGTGATACGCTTGCGATCGTCAAGCCGGATATCGATGTCACGGTCAGCGATCTCAGCGCCCTTGCGGCAAACGGCACGATCAAGGCCGAGGAACTGAATGCCGGGGCAAACAAGATCGCCGGCCTTTCGCTCGGTTTCACCAGGCAGCAGAACCAGACCGATTTCGATCTTAATGCCGCCTATGACGGCAACCCGGTGCTGGCCGCCGGCAATATCGAGATGGCGGATGGGGCGATCGACCTTAACCTTGACCGCTTTTCGGCAAGCCCCCGCAATATCCCGGTCGAACTTGCGGCACCGACGCAGGTCGCAATTGTCGGCGGCACCGCCAGCCTGACCGGGCTGACGCTGAAAACAGGCACCGGCTCGGTGAGCGTCACCGGTTCGGCCGGCGAGACGCTGAAGCTTGATGCCGACATTCGCGACCTGCCGGCGGCTCTCGCCAACGGTTTCGTGCCGAACCTTTCGGCCGGGGGTACGATCTCCGGAAAGATTGCCGTGACCGGAACGCCGGCCGCACCCGTCGCCGACTTCAAGCTCGACTGGAAGGATGCGACGACCGGCCAGACCAAGGGAGCCGGGTTGGCGCCGCTCGGCATCACCGCCGGCGGCAAATTCGCCGACAACAAGCTTGATTTCGACACGACGATTGGCGGCGGTGACGGCCTGTCCCTCAGGGCCGCCGGCAATGTCGCACTCGCCGACCCGAAGGCGCCGGCGCTTGATATCGACGCCGACATTCTCAACCTGCCGGCCCGCATCGCCAATGGTTTCGTTCCCGATCTCGCTGCAGCAGGCGTGATCACCGGGAAGATCTCGGCGACCGGACCGCTGTCCGCGCCGACCGCCAATTTCGATCTCGATTGGAAAGATGCCGCGACGAGCCATACCAAGCGCGCCGGCCTTGGCGACCTCGCGGTGAAGGCATCCGGTAAATTCGCCGACAGCAAGCTCGATTTCGACACGGCGATAGCAGGCGCCGACAGCCTCTCGCTGAAGGCAACCGGCAATGTCGCCGTCACCGGCACGACGATCGGCAACGTCAAGGTTGATGCAACGCTCAAAAATATCCCGGCCGGCATCGCAAACAGCTTCGTCGCCGATCTTGCTGCCAAAGGCGCGATCTCCGGAACGGTTTCGGCGGCAGGCTCGCTTGCCGCTCCCACAGCCAATTTCGACCTTGATTGGAAGGATGCTGCGACCAGCCACACCAAGCGTGCCGGCCTTGCAGACCTCGCGGTGAAGGCATCCGGTAAATTCGCCGACAACAAGCTTGATTTCGACACGGCGATAGCGGGCGCCGACAGCGTCTCGCTGAAGGCAAACGGCAATGTCGCCATAACCGGCACGACGATCGACAACGTCAAACTCGATGCAACGCTTAAAAATATCCCGGCCGGCATCGCAAACAGCTTCGTCGCCGATCTCGCCGCCGAAGGCGCGATCTCCGGAACGGTTTCGGCCGCAGGCTCGCTTGCCGCCCCGACCGCCAATTTCGACCTTGATTGGAAGGATGCTGCGACCAGCCACACGAGGCGTGCCGGCCTTGCCGCTCTCGGCCTGACCGCCTCGGGAAAATTCGCCGACAACAAGCTTGATTTCAACGCCGCGGCCAGCGGCGCCGAAGGCCTCTCGCTGAAGAGCACCGGCAATGTCGCCCTCGCCGGCACGACGGTCGAAAACATCAAGGTCGACGCCGAGATCGCCAAGATTCCGGCCAGCCTCGCAAATGCCTTCGTTCCGGATCTGGCGGCCGGCGGCACCATATCGGGCACCCTGTCCGCCGCCGGGACCCCCGCCGCACCGAATGCCGACTTCAAGCTCGCCTGGACCGATGCCGCGACCAGCCACACCAGAAGCGCTCATCTTTCGGGACTGGCGCTTGCCGCCTCCGGCCATTTCGCCGACAACCGGCTCGATTTCGATGCCGATCTCGGCGGCAAGGACGGCCTCTCGCTGAAAGCCAAGGGCAATGTCGCAACGGCAGGCACCTCGGTTCGCAACCTTGACGTCAAGGCCGATCTCGCCAACCTGCCGGCAGCCCTTGCCAACGGCTTCGTCCCCGGTCTGGCCGCCGAGGGCACGGTGTCTGGAACGGCATCTGCCTCCGGCGCCCTGCCCAAACCCGCCGTCGATTTCAAGCTCCACTGGAAGAACGCCGCAACCGCTCAGACCAAGAGCAGCGGCCTTTCCGGCCTGAGCGCGGCGGCATCCGGAAAATACGCCAATGACAGGGTCGACTTCGATGCCAACCTTGCCGGCAAGGACGGGGTGCTGGCCAAGGCGACCGGCGGCGTTACCATCGCCGGAACGGCCATCCGCGATCTTTCGATCAATGCCGATATTCCCGCCCTTCCGGCCAATATCGCCAATGCCTTCGTTCCCGGCCTCGGTGCCGAAGGCACAGTTTCGGCCAACGCCGTCACCTCGGGAACGCCTGAAAAACCGATCGTCGATTTCAAGCTGGACTGGAAGGATGCCGCAACCAGCCACACCAAGGCTGCCGGCCTCTCCCGCCTGGCACTGGCGGCGACGGGAAAATACGCCGGTGACCGGCTCGATTTCGATGCCGATCTCAGCGGCAGCGGCGGCATTGCGCTGAAAGCCGCCGGCAATCTTTCGCTCGCCGGCACCTCGATCCGCGCGGTCGATGCCACCGTGAATGCCGCCAATGTTCCGGCTGCGATCGCCAACGGCTTTGTTCCGGGCCTTGCAGCCGAAGGCGCGGTCTCGGCAACCGCAAAAGCCACCGGCGCGCTATCGGCGCCGTCAGTCGATTTCAAGGTCGACTGGAAGAACGCCGCAACCAGCCAGACAAAAGGCGCCGGCCTTTCGCCGTTCACCATCGGCGCATCAGGCAAACTTGCCGGCAACAGGCTGACGGTCGACACCAGCCTTGCCGGTGATGCCGGCATGTCGCTGAAGGGCGGCGGCAGCGTCGTGATCACAGGCAATCGCGCCCTCGACATGCACTTCAACGGCAATCTCCCTTTCGCCGTGCTCGGCGCGCCGCTTGCGCAGCAGGGCCTCGTTGCCGACGGCGTCGCCACTCTCAACCTGCAGGTTGGCGGAACGGCCGCGGCACCCGTCATCAACGGCACCGTCTCGACCAATGGCGCCAAGCTCGTCGACGTCCGGCGCAATCTCGCCGTCAACAATCTCGCGGCGACGGTCACCTTCAACGGCAGCCAGGCGGTGATATCGCGCCTCAGCGGCAACCTCGGGGGCGGCGGCACGATTTCGGCAAGCGGCACCATCGGCATCCAGCCGGCCGGCGGCTTTCCCGCCGATATTTCGATCAAACTCGACAAAGCGGTCTACGTCGATGGAACGCTCGTCGTCTCCACTGTCAACGGCACACTCGGTCTGCGCGGCCCGATCATGAATTCGACGCTGAGCGGCAAGCTTCGGCTGGACAAGACCTCGATCACCGTCCCGGAAAAATTGCCGACCTCGCTCAGGGAAATCGACATCCGCCACAAGAATGCGCCGCGGGCAGTGCTTGCGCAGCTGCGCGACGATGGCGAACGGAAACCGACCGAGAAATCCTCCACCATCACCCTTGATCTCGAAATCGACGCGCCTTCGCATATCTTCGCGCGCGGCCGCGGCATCGATGCCGAGCTCGGCGGCAAGGTGACGATCCGCGGCACGGCGGCAGCGCCGATCGTGACCGGCGGATTCACCATGCGCCGCGGCCGGCTGACCATTCTCAACCGCCGTCTGGATTTCACCGACAAGAGCCGGATCACCTTTGCCGGCGACCTGACGCCGGCCCTTGATATGGAAGCGACCTCGGCCTCCGGCTCGACGACGCTGACCGTCGACGTCGCGGGCCTCGCCACCGACCCGGCAATCACCTTTTCCTCCTCGCCGCAGCTGCCGCAGGATGAGGTGCTGGCGCAGCTGATCTTCGGCCAGTCGATGTCAAAACTCTCGCCGGTGCAGATCGCCCAGCTCGCCGACGCCGTCAGCCAGCTGGCCGGCAACCGCTCGACCTCGCTTTTCGAAGGCCTGCGCAATCAGCTCGGTGTCGACGATCTCGACATCAGCACCGATTCCAAGGGCCAGACGAGCGTCAGCGTCGGCCGTTATCTCAACGACCGCACCTATTTCGAATTGCAGCAGGGCGGCGCAGCCGGCGCCAAGGCAATCATCAACCTCGACGTCGGCCGCGGCGTCAAGTTGCGCGGTGCCGCCGGCGGCAACGGTGCCGGCGAAGCCGGTGTCGTCTACGAACGGGAATATTGA